From the genome of Gemmatimonadaceae bacterium, one region includes:
- a CDS encoding nitronate monooxygenase: MEHAHIAVPLICGPMYPCSNPELVAAVSRAGALGVVQPIALTYVHGHDFREGLRLIRRLAEDRPIGFNALIEASSSTYHNRMVRWVDIALEEGVRFFLTSLGNPRWVADRVHAAGGVVYHDITERKWALKGRDGGVDGLIAVNREAGGHTGSRDPRALLDEIGDLGLPVVAAGGVGNPAQFRALLDMGYAGVQLGTRFIATTECNSDPAYKQAIVTATSRDVVLTERLTGVPVSVLRTPYVERLGTTVSPMARWMFRGRRTKRWIRTWYALRSLRQLKRSSVDGANQEYWQAGRSVDVIHDIRPAGDIVAEFAATLTEAVAR, from the coding sequence ATGGAGCACGCCCACATCGCCGTACCACTCATCTGCGGCCCGATGTACCCGTGCAGCAATCCGGAGCTGGTGGCCGCCGTCAGTCGGGCGGGCGCGCTGGGCGTCGTACAACCGATCGCCCTGACGTACGTGCACGGTCATGATTTTCGGGAAGGCCTGCGTTTGATCCGCCGACTCGCGGAGGACAGGCCGATCGGCTTCAATGCGCTCATCGAAGCGTCCAGCTCAACCTATCACAACCGGATGGTTCGCTGGGTGGACATCGCGTTGGAGGAGGGGGTGCGATTCTTTCTCACGTCGCTGGGGAATCCCCGGTGGGTTGCCGACCGTGTGCACGCCGCAGGTGGCGTGGTGTACCACGATATCACGGAGCGCAAATGGGCCCTCAAGGGGCGTGATGGCGGCGTCGATGGCCTGATCGCTGTGAACCGCGAAGCCGGAGGGCACACGGGTTCGCGCGACCCGCGGGCACTGCTCGACGAAATCGGAGACCTCGGGCTCCCCGTGGTGGCCGCCGGAGGCGTGGGCAATCCCGCGCAATTTCGTGCCCTGCTGGACATGGGGTATGCCGGGGTGCAGCTGGGGACGCGGTTCATCGCCACCACGGAGTGCAATTCCGACCCCGCCTACAAGCAAGCGATTGTCACCGCCACCTCCCGTGATGTTGTGCTGACCGAACGCCTGACGGGTGTACCGGTCTCGGTGTTGCGAACGCCGTATGTGGAGCGACTCGGCACGACCGTGAGTCCCATGGCCCGATGGATGTTTCGCGGCCGACGCACCAAGCGCTGGATTCGGACGTGGTACGCGTTGCGCTCGTTGCGGCAGCTCAAGCGCTCCAGCGTGGATGGCGCCAATCAGGAGTACTGGCAGGCGGGCCGCAGCGTCGATGTCATTCATGACATCCGGCCGGCTGGCGACATCGTCGCGGAATTCGCGGCGACACTTACGGAGGCCGTGGCGCGATGA
- a CDS encoding nitrous oxide reductase accessory protein NosL, producing MRTWTSVPGAILLALSIGACDSGPRALIAGEDACRYCRMTIDDPRFGAIVMTSHGKIETFDSIECLASFVAGLPATAPAKGIWVADFEHPSHWIDVHTAKFLHRSRLRSPMGRELAAFDVAASPDSLRQAYGGTVLDWPAAQNVVRQSAFAPTGAPVDLTISGAGAAAATPAHTH from the coding sequence GTGAGGACGTGGACGTCGGTGCCGGGCGCGATCCTGTTGGCGCTCAGCATCGGCGCGTGTGACTCCGGTCCGCGCGCCCTGATTGCGGGCGAAGATGCCTGTCGCTATTGTCGCATGACCATCGACGACCCACGGTTTGGCGCGATCGTGATGACCTCACATGGCAAGATCGAGACATTCGATTCCATCGAATGTCTGGCGTCATTCGTGGCCGGTCTCCCCGCGACCGCGCCGGCCAAGGGCATCTGGGTGGCCGATTTCGAGCACCCGTCGCACTGGATCGACGTACATACGGCGAAATTCCTGCATCGGAGCCGATTGCGCTCGCCCATGGGCCGCGAGCTCGCAGCGTTTGATGTCGCCGCCTCGCCCGACTCGCTTCGGCAGGCGTACGGCGGAACAGTGCTCGACTGGCCCGCGGCGCAGAACGTCGTTCGCCAGAGCGCGTTTGCGCCAACGGGGGCGCCGGTCGACTTGACGATATCCGGTGCCGGCGCCGCCGCCGCCACGCCGGCACATACACATTGA
- a CDS encoding ABC transporter ATP-binding protein, which yields MSTSFVSVRALTKSYGRQRVLQGIDLDVACGAVTAVIGPNGAGKTTLNKALLGLVHPDSGTITLDGRDTAGHTAHRARIGYMPQAPRFPENFSARDVLTLLTDLRGATRPRDESLVAAFAVEPFLDQSIRELSGGQRQRLNAAAAFLFTPDLLLLDEPTAGLDPVASGILKDKIREVRDDGRAVIITSHILSELEEFADTVVFLHEGRVRWSGPLDALLSSTGAPTLERAIAQLMQAQSGAASAVPGVPA from the coding sequence GTGAGCACGTCATTCGTCTCCGTACGCGCACTCACCAAGTCGTACGGTCGTCAGCGCGTGCTGCAGGGCATCGATCTCGACGTGGCCTGCGGAGCCGTTACCGCGGTTATCGGCCCGAATGGCGCGGGCAAGACGACACTCAACAAGGCGCTGCTTGGCCTCGTGCACCCGGACAGTGGCACCATCACACTCGACGGACGCGATACGGCGGGTCACACGGCGCATCGTGCACGCATCGGCTACATGCCGCAGGCGCCGCGCTTCCCCGAGAACTTCTCGGCGCGAGACGTGCTGACCCTGCTCACCGATCTGCGCGGCGCCACGCGCCCCCGGGATGAGTCACTTGTCGCGGCCTTTGCCGTGGAGCCGTTTCTCGACCAGTCGATCCGCGAGCTGTCGGGGGGCCAACGGCAGCGACTGAACGCGGCGGCCGCCTTTCTCTTCACCCCCGATCTGCTGTTGCTGGATGAGCCCACGGCCGGACTCGATCCGGTGGCCAGCGGGATCCTCAAGGACAAGATCCGCGAGGTGCGCGACGATGGCCGAGCCGTCATCATCACGTCGCACATCCTCAGCGAGTTGGAAGAGTTTGCCGATACCGTCGTGTTCCTGCACGAAGGACGGGTGCGCTGGTCCGGTCCACTCGACGCCCTCCTGAGCAGCACCGGCGCGCCGACGCTGGAGCGCGCGATTGCACAGCTCATGCAGGCGCAGTCGGGGGCGGCCTCCGCCGTGCCGGGAGTACCGGCATGA
- the nosZ gene encoding Sec-dependent nitrous-oxide reductase, with the protein MSITRRTGWFAAAASVAALVLYSYACAPANRPAGAIGGSDAATKSYVAPGQYDEFYAFLSGGFNGQIGVYGLPSGRLLKIVPVFSQFAENGWGYSEETKPMLETTFGNIPWDDLHHTALSQTNGEDDGRWLFVNANNTPRVARVDLTNFEASEILQIPNSGGNHGSPYITSNTEYVIASTRFSIPIPQADVPITDFKKSFKGTISFIKAGDDGKMDVAFQFLVPGFDYDLARAGKGPSKDWVFFTSYNTEQAYEKLEINASKNDKDFVAAINWKSLEACAQSGKGEKWPSEYVHNVMDKFSRVARSEVKKGVTMLTPAACPGSIYFLPTPKSPHGVDVDPTGEYIVAGGKLATVIPVHSFSKMMKAIADKAFETEVQGIPVFKYESVLAGEVKDPGLGPLHTEFDGKGYAYTSIFISSEIVKWKLGTWEVVDRTPTFYSVGHLMIPGGGTTKPAGKYAVAMNKITKDRYLPTGPELAQSAQLYDISGDKMKLILDFPTTGEPHYANVIEASKITKQQVKYFKLAENTHPQVSKSERETGVERKGKVVHVRMTAIRSHFAPDNSEGVQVGDTVLFHVTNLEQDWDIPHGFAIQGAQNSELLIMPGETRTLRWIPRSIGVFPMYCTDFCSALHQEMQGYVRVSPVGSSVPLSANTIKSKGQVARAAAIGISLPTPTDAPHSAAMTTPKPR; encoded by the coding sequence ATGTCCATCACGCGTCGCACCGGCTGGTTTGCGGCGGCCGCATCGGTTGCTGCATTGGTGCTGTACAGTTACGCCTGCGCACCGGCGAATCGGCCCGCCGGCGCCATTGGCGGTTCGGATGCCGCGACGAAGTCCTACGTGGCACCCGGGCAGTACGACGAGTTCTATGCGTTCCTGTCTGGGGGATTCAACGGGCAGATCGGCGTCTACGGGCTCCCGTCGGGCCGTCTGCTGAAGATCGTTCCCGTGTTCTCGCAATTTGCCGAGAATGGCTGGGGGTATTCCGAAGAGACCAAGCCCATGCTGGAGACGACCTTCGGCAACATCCCGTGGGACGACCTGCACCACACGGCGCTGTCGCAAACCAATGGCGAAGACGACGGTCGCTGGCTGTTCGTCAATGCCAACAACACACCGCGCGTGGCGCGCGTGGACCTGACCAACTTCGAAGCCTCCGAAATCCTGCAGATTCCGAACTCCGGTGGCAACCACGGATCGCCGTATATCACGTCGAACACCGAGTATGTGATTGCCTCGACCCGGTTCTCGATCCCGATCCCGCAGGCCGACGTGCCTATCACCGATTTCAAGAAGTCGTTCAAGGGCACCATCAGCTTTATCAAAGCCGGCGACGATGGCAAGATGGATGTCGCCTTCCAGTTTCTGGTGCCCGGCTTCGACTACGACCTGGCGCGGGCCGGCAAGGGACCGTCAAAGGATTGGGTCTTCTTCACCTCGTACAATACCGAGCAGGCCTACGAGAAACTCGAGATCAACGCGTCCAAGAATGACAAGGACTTCGTCGCCGCGATCAACTGGAAGTCGTTGGAGGCCTGTGCGCAGAGCGGCAAGGGCGAGAAGTGGCCGTCGGAATACGTGCACAACGTGATGGACAAGTTCAGTCGCGTGGCGCGCTCCGAGGTCAAGAAGGGCGTTACCATGCTGACTCCGGCCGCTTGCCCGGGGTCGATCTACTTCCTGCCGACACCCAAATCGCCGCATGGTGTCGATGTGGACCCGACGGGCGAATACATCGTGGCCGGCGGCAAGCTCGCGACCGTGATCCCCGTCCACTCGTTCAGCAAGATGATGAAGGCGATCGCCGACAAGGCGTTCGAAACGGAGGTTCAGGGGATACCCGTGTTCAAGTACGAGTCCGTCCTCGCCGGCGAAGTCAAGGACCCGGGACTGGGCCCGCTGCACACGGAATTCGACGGCAAGGGCTACGCCTACACCTCCATCTTCATCTCGTCTGAGATCGTGAAATGGAAGCTGGGCACCTGGGAGGTGGTGGATCGCACGCCGACGTTCTATTCAGTCGGACATCTCATGATTCCCGGCGGCGGCACCACGAAGCCAGCCGGCAAGTACGCGGTGGCGATGAACAAGATCACCAAGGACCGGTATCTGCCCACGGGTCCGGAGTTGGCGCAGTCGGCCCAGTTGTATGACATCTCCGGCGACAAGATGAAGCTCATCCTCGACTTCCCCACCACCGGCGAACCGCATTATGCGAACGTCATCGAGGCGTCGAAGATCACGAAGCAGCAGGTGAAGTACTTCAAGCTCGCCGAGAACACCCACCCGCAGGTGTCGAAATCCGAGCGTGAAACGGGCGTCGAACGCAAAGGCAAGGTGGTGCATGTTCGCATGACCGCCATTCGATCGCACTTCGCGCCAGACAACAGCGAAGGCGTGCAAGTGGGCGACACGGTGCTGTTCCACGTCACCAATCTCGAGCAGGATTGGGACATTCCGCACGGCTTCGCGATTCAGGGCGCTCAGAACTCCGAGTTGCTCATCATGCCAGGCGAGACGCGTACGCTGCGGTGGATTCCCCGATCCATCGGCGTGTTCCCGATGTACTGCACCGACTTCTGTTCGGCGCTGCATCAGGAGATGCAGGGATACGTTCGCGTGTCACCGGTTGGGTCCAGCGTGCCGCTGTCGGCGAATACGATCAAGAGCAAGGGACAGGTGGCACGGGCCGCCGCCATAGGGATCTCGCTCCCGACACCCACCGACGCGCCCCATTCCGCAGCCATGACGACGCCGAAGCCGAGGTAA
- a CDS encoding ABC transporter permease subunit: protein MSGVIGTVLRHEMRNLLRNRGVLLFGVSILLISETVLRLTGTAPRALITMLNLVLLVVPLVTIMFGVISWHASREFNELLLAQPVRRGKLFAGLYLGLVAPLAAVFAVGLLIPFLIHRAITPDAWRLLLTTLASGIALTFVFGGLALLIGVLVDDRLRGVALALAIWLLLTVAYDGLVLLVATTFADYPLERPMLVLTLLNPVDLARTMIVMQSDTAALMGYTGAVMHRFLGSSRGTVLALTGLVLWIVVPAWAGRRAFQRRDF from the coding sequence ATGAGCGGCGTGATTGGCACGGTACTGCGACATGAGATGCGCAATCTGCTGCGGAATCGCGGCGTGCTGCTGTTTGGCGTCAGTATCCTGTTGATCAGCGAAACGGTGTTGCGCCTGACGGGCACGGCGCCGCGCGCGCTCATCACCATGCTCAATCTGGTGCTGCTCGTGGTGCCCCTCGTGACGATCATGTTCGGCGTGATTTCCTGGCACGCGTCACGCGAATTCAATGAGCTGCTGCTGGCACAACCGGTGCGACGCGGCAAGCTGTTCGCGGGACTGTACCTTGGGTTGGTGGCCCCGCTGGCCGCCGTGTTCGCGGTCGGCCTGCTGATTCCATTTCTGATTCATCGGGCCATCACGCCGGACGCATGGCGGTTGTTGTTGACGACGCTCGCCAGCGGCATCGCGCTCACCTTCGTGTTTGGCGGCCTGGCCCTGCTGATTGGCGTCCTGGTGGACGATCGGTTGCGCGGGGTGGCGCTGGCCCTCGCGATTTGGCTGCTGTTGACGGTGGCGTATGACGGACTGGTGCTGCTGGTGGCGACGACCTTCGCTGACTACCCGCTCGAGCGTCCGATGCTGGTACTCACGTTGCTCAATCCGGTCGATCTGGCCCGCACCATGATTGTCATGCAAAGCGACACCGCCGCGTTAATGGGCTATACGGGCGCGGTCATGCATCGTTTTCTCGGAAGCTCCCGCGGCACGGTCCTGGCGCTGACCGGGCTAGTGCTGTGGATCGTCGTTCCGGCCTGGGCGGGACGCCGCGCGTTCCAGCGTCGCGATTTCTGA
- a CDS encoding nitrous oxide reductase family maturation protein NosD: MFRSRAVGVLMLVMGPALLPAQSVARARDTVFVTPRSVTSASARGVHTIAEAVRLVSRAGVVRVRPGVYAETTIVVRQPLTLLGDSGAVLDGEGVRELLVVGADSVTIRGMTFRNTGTSQATDRAALRVIESAGCLIEFNRFENTLFGIYLQHVSACLVRHNVLHGMAGSQTVTGNGLHLWSSRDIVLEDNIIDGHRDGIYFEFVTHGVVRRNISENSHRYGLHFMFSDSCRYEGNTFRENESGVAVMYSKQVRIVGNRFERNEGSAAYGLLLKEITDSDVRDNLFADNSVALHMEGASRNSIVDNDFMRNGWAVRVLADAQDNVLRGNAFSGNVFDVGTNSRSNYSTFDGDWWDRYRGYDLDRNGRGDVPHAPVRLFSLLVERAPAALILTRSVLVDLLDIAERVLPALSPETLRDRAPLMHPPRKLP, from the coding sequence ATGTTTCGATCGCGCGCGGTGGGCGTCCTGATGCTCGTGATGGGCCCCGCCCTGCTCCCCGCGCAGTCGGTCGCGCGCGCACGCGATACCGTTTTCGTCACGCCGCGCTCGGTGACCTCGGCCTCCGCGCGAGGGGTGCACACGATTGCGGAAGCCGTACGTCTGGTATCCCGCGCCGGCGTGGTTCGCGTGCGTCCCGGCGTCTACGCCGAAACGACGATTGTCGTTCGACAACCGCTGACCCTGCTCGGTGACAGCGGCGCCGTGTTGGACGGCGAGGGCGTGCGCGAACTGCTGGTGGTTGGCGCCGACTCCGTCACCATACGGGGAATGACCTTTCGCAATACCGGCACCAGCCAGGCCACGGACCGCGCGGCCTTGCGCGTCATCGAATCGGCCGGGTGCCTCATCGAGTTCAATCGGTTCGAGAACACCCTCTTCGGCATCTATCTGCAACACGTCAGTGCCTGCCTCGTGCGACACAACGTCCTGCACGGCATGGCGGGCTCCCAGACCGTCACAGGCAACGGACTGCATTTGTGGTCCAGCCGCGACATCGTCCTCGAGGACAACATCATCGATGGACATCGCGATGGCATCTACTTCGAGTTCGTCACCCATGGCGTGGTGCGACGCAACATCAGCGAGAACAGTCACCGGTACGGGTTGCATTTCATGTTTTCCGATTCGTGTCGCTACGAGGGCAATACGTTCCGGGAGAATGAGTCCGGTGTCGCGGTCATGTACTCCAAGCAGGTGCGCATCGTCGGCAATCGGTTTGAGCGCAATGAGGGCAGTGCCGCATATGGACTGCTGCTCAAGGAGATCACGGACAGCGATGTACGCGACAATCTCTTTGCCGACAACTCGGTTGCGCTGCATATGGAAGGCGCGAGCCGCAATTCCATCGTGGACAACGATTTCATGCGAAATGGATGGGCCGTCCGGGTGCTGGCCGACGCGCAGGACAATGTGCTGCGCGGCAACGCCTTTTCCGGCAACGTGTTCGACGTCGGAACGAACAGCCGGAGCAACTACAGTACGTTCGACGGCGACTGGTGGGACCGGTATCGCGGCTACGATCTTGACCGGAACGGCCGAGGCGACGTGCCGCACGCCCCCGTGCGGCTGTTCTCGCTCCTGGTGGAGCGGGCGCCGGCCGCGCTCATCCTCACCCGCAGCGTCCTGGTGGACCTGCTGGACATCGCGGAACGCGTGCTCCCAGCGCTCAGTCCGGAGACCTTGCGCGATCGCGCCCCGCTGATGCACCCGCCGCGGAAGCTGCCGTGA